A portion of the bacterium genome contains these proteins:
- a CDS encoding response regulator gives MKEEAQKILIIDDDPDSRGVIADTVADMTHVVSECESAEQALTQIAAEGPPDLIVVDYMMPGMNGLELCERIRKMEVGQLVPIIMVTARDSLQDLVSGLERGADDYVTKPFRYEELRARVSALLRIRALNVALKRARDEVLDLQEQLIDAERQSLAGELAGATAHELGQPLSAILLNIFLLESVGTESSKGELALKALKQDAQRMKSLIENLRGIDASKVQGYFKDKRILSFSSRSDNPPDE, from the coding sequence ATACTTATCATCGATGATGATCCTGATAGTCGCGGTGTAATCGCTGATACGGTAGCTGATATGACACATGTCGTGAGCGAGTGTGAGAGCGCAGAGCAGGCGTTGACTCAAATAGCTGCAGAAGGGCCGCCTGACCTGATAGTGGTTGACTATATGATGCCGGGAATGAATGGTCTTGAGCTATGCGAACGAATCAGGAAGATGGAAGTGGGTCAGCTCGTTCCGATTATTATGGTTACTGCGCGAGATTCGCTCCAGGACCTTGTATCTGGACTAGAGCGCGGGGCTGATGACTACGTCACAAAACCGTTTCGATATGAAGAGCTTCGCGCTCGAGTAAGTGCTCTACTGCGTATTCGAGCGTTAAATGTCGCTTTGAAGCGTGCTCGAGATGAAGTCCTTGACCTACAAGAGCAACTGATTGATGCCGAGCGACAGTCTTTAGCTGGAGAGCTAGCCGGTGCAACAGCTCATGAGCTTGGACAACCATTATCAGCAATTTTACTCAATATTTTTCTTTTAGAATCCGTAGGTACGGAATCCTCGAAGGGAGAGCTTGCACTAAAAGCTTTGAAGCAAGATGCCCAAAGAATGAAGAGTCTGATTGAAAATCTTCGTGGTATTGATGCGTCTAAGGTCCAGGGATACTTCAAAGACAAAAGAATTCTTTCTTTTAGCAGTCGCTCCGATAATCCGCCTGATGAGTGA